One genomic segment of Rubripirellula amarantea includes these proteins:
- a CDS encoding Ig-like domain-containing protein: MSIVSALRNSCSKRDFCSVSKSLVPIKPIKRIKRLMIIEMLESRELLTAATGDHRFFGAIANPGQTDTFEFSLAAPQQLWFDTLTNDANISWSMEGGQGAVASYAFSNDDQVFGTQPAGDYTVTVSGNADYTGSYAFCVLEMSTLATSIAVDTTINGVVDPTITANLYSFAGTAGTSVYVESLSNTTTDLNGYTASWYVYDHYGTQLASNYYFANDLGRIDLPITGTYTIAIQGNINATGGTETYALKVYSVADTTTAFTLGTAVAGNTTAPGQANEYTFTLASPTSLYFDSQTNDGSLHWSLKGPQGNVVSPTSFNYDDNVIGLMPAGTYTLTVNRNDATTGGYAFNLIDLANATAITTGSVGTPAGPTVTGTLSPAESAKAYKFTGIAGNRLLFNNINTSGDSAHWILLDPYNNVVFDDYTSTDQSNVVISASGTYTLVMAGYLGNTVAPSFDFQINYQSNTTPPTIPGTVITLGTVKNGTIPAGGISFYKFTLASPTQLYFDARTDNTSLGWTLIGPQGTVINSYPLGAYYENTGDVFIGLMPAGTYALQIAGPASTAFSFNMLDVGVATSVTLDTPVSSSVSARATKLYRFAGTAGTAVYVDVTTSSNNLEWRLYDPFGNVVPIEGPATSVGRFELLATGDYTLAAVSDLYATGSSNFTFNVENVVDTTTALTLGVPVTGTISVPSQVKDYSFTLTQPTRLWFDIQSVDSFENYWQLIGPLGNVVAGTWFAYDDTDIGLQPAGDYTLQLTRSYNTTGSFSFNLLDVATASSLTIGTQQNDTLVGPVTKLYKFTGTAGTSLYVDSVSDSTNDPNGYAASWCLYDPYGTQLVTNAFIYDLGRFDLETSGPYTLAVIGHLNSIGTESIAFKVSSTADTTTALTLGTPVTGNIATPGQIDKYTFTLGAPAQLWFDSQSGTAYQTNWQLVGPQGNVVSSTYFNYDDHIIGLIPAGDYTLEVNESGGATGTYAFNLLDYAAAMNLTLGTPVSDTLVGPATKLYQFAGTAGTSVFGNSISDTTDDPNGYTAGWKVYDQYGTLVGQASYLANDIGRIDLPTTGTYTVVIQGNYNSTGTETFTFNVSSITDSTTPLTLGSAATGNTAMPGQVNKYTFTLGAPTSLYFDVQTYDTSLYWSLTGPQGQVVNQTWFYYDDQVIGLVPAGNYTLTLERSDDSTGNYAFNMLDFANATAITTGTSGTPAGPTVSGSLNPAESAKAYKFTGVAGNRLLFNNITNSGNPANWILLDPYNNVVFNDSIANDQSTVIMTASGTYTLVMTGQLGNTISPAFSFQINYESNVTPPAIPGTTITLGTARTGTIPAGLTSFFKFTVASPTRLFFDSRTADNNLTWNLIGPQGTVVNSYYFGPYNESTGDLSIGLMPAGTYALQVSGPSGTPFAFNMLDVGAATSVTLGATTSSSVAVRTAKLYKFGGTEGDNVYLSSTTNSTTTEWALFDPYGNQLSNATMPNALGRFELPSTGDYTVAIQSNGYATSTANFAFKVQPVTDQTSPLTLGTPVTGSITEPAQVSRYTFTLSTPKQLWFDSRTDDASQIVWSLKGPQGTVVAVNYFSYDDQVIGLMPAGDYVLEVSRPDDSLGAFAFNLLDHAAATNLTLGLPVTDSIVGPVTKLYQFAGTAGTSVFVDSISDTTNDPNGYTASWIVVDKFGAVVASNSYLSNDLSRINMNSTGMYTLVVQGSLFSTGTESFSFNVRSVSDDDRQLWGTPGSDSMVVEYLGATTRDVYLNGYLAGTLYGVEPLTLDGKADTDSLSVIGTSAADAFAITPTEVNLGSVSNLVADIESRSVNGGSGADTFSYSGSNPDLTLLGGAGLDTFSPGNAATVYSIDGGANGATINYSASTVGVVVDLAGSILTGVTQFSNVTGVVGSPQSDAPIGASFGKTALEDTAYTFTVADFAFTDPGDVPAHALQAVKIATLPAAGVLTNNSVAAVAGDSVSAADIVAGNFKFTSAINASGPTYASFTFRIQDNGGTASGGLDLDPTARTVSIAVAPVNDPPVQTAGTVSPLSVLEDSPITTFGLTGLTFGAGGGSDESTQTLTYKVTEIPASIGGVYLSDNTTAVVLNSTYSISQIQGMKFLPLSNANGADNFVVSVADNGGTTNGGVDTLLVTIPVTVTSVNDAPMGVATSVLLPEDTSYTFSLSDFTFAEASDNPANALLAVKLTTIPAVGSITNDNVPVVAGNNVSVSDIVSGKLKFTPVPNANGTSYAGFTFQVQDDGGTANGGIDLDSTPKAFSLNVTSVNDAPLGTSNVINLSATGVYTFVANDFGFSDPNDSPADSFLAVKITTLPSSGALTNNDVAVTPGTSVLVSDIATGKFKFTSIGSSSATFMFQVQDDGGVTNGGADTDSNAKSISLVSAFVAVNDSEFAGTALPAYVSVLDNDIPSGVLQVIGATNAANGSVTVVGSDVVYTSNPGFTGTDSFDYTMALQDAELVSSAASSGDRFGYSVDVDGDYAVVGAYLDDPSGRTNAGSVFIYRRTGPTTWTQVKLLNGDLNVDDAQSYFGWSVAISGDTVVVGAQADRDNGFKAGAVYVFDRNEGGADNWGRVAKIYGSDTDKNDYFGRSIDISGDTIVVGASICGSLGAAAGAAYVFQRNQGGTNAWGQTKKLVGSTQAAGDRFGQSVSIDNNTIVVGAFQNDVVANNAGAVFVFDRDTGGANNWGEQKAVYAVDASAVDYFGYSVAVSNGVIAIGTPLDDEPGKNQTGSVYVISQNQGGTNNWGQTARLLTANPVAGDRLGWSVAIDGNRIVSGAIQADIGGDRSGSAYLFENVASTWSQTRVLVNDKVTTADEYGVSIALDGDMAIVGSWLDNRPVNNSGGAYAFDLRTDTATVTVDVSSPPSEVPSVVSSNLAGGESDDLVMSVLSDAQASPVATNQPLRHQAMKPLEAEQVDFLFTSDAIDTREENVVLLSAVALGLEFFW, encoded by the coding sequence ATGTCGATCGTATCCGCGCTGCGCAATTCTTGCTCGAAAAGAGATTTCTGTTCCGTTAGCAAGTCACTGGTTCCGATCAAACCTATCAAACGCATCAAGCGATTGATGATTATCGAAATGTTGGAATCTCGTGAGCTTTTAACGGCCGCGACAGGAGACCACCGATTTTTTGGTGCAATCGCGAATCCTGGTCAAACGGACACGTTTGAGTTTTCGTTGGCCGCGCCGCAACAGTTGTGGTTTGATACGCTCACCAATGACGCAAACATCTCATGGTCCATGGAAGGTGGGCAAGGGGCAGTTGCATCGTATGCGTTCTCGAATGACGACCAGGTCTTTGGCACTCAACCAGCAGGCGATTACACGGTCACCGTTTCGGGCAACGCTGACTACACCGGTTCTTATGCGTTTTGTGTTCTGGAAATGTCAACCTTAGCGACTTCGATCGCCGTGGATACAACGATCAATGGAGTCGTCGACCCAACCATCACCGCTAATCTTTACAGTTTTGCTGGGACGGCCGGGACCAGTGTTTACGTCGAATCGCTGAGCAACACGACTACTGATCTCAATGGCTATACGGCATCATGGTACGTTTACGATCACTATGGTACTCAGTTGGCTTCCAACTATTACTTCGCGAATGACCTCGGTCGCATCGACTTGCCAATTACGGGGACGTACACGATTGCCATTCAAGGCAATATCAATGCGACAGGGGGAACCGAAACTTACGCGTTGAAAGTTTATTCTGTCGCTGACACAACGACGGCGTTTACGCTTGGCACCGCCGTAGCGGGCAACACGACGGCTCCCGGCCAAGCGAATGAGTACACGTTCACTCTCGCCTCACCCACCAGTCTGTACTTCGACAGCCAAACCAATGACGGCAGCCTTCACTGGAGTCTGAAGGGGCCACAAGGAAACGTGGTGAGTCCAACTTCGTTTAACTACGACGACAATGTGATCGGCCTGATGCCAGCGGGCACTTACACGCTGACCGTCAATCGCAACGACGCAACCACGGGCGGCTACGCATTCAATCTGATCGACCTGGCAAATGCGACCGCGATTACGACCGGAAGCGTAGGCACCCCGGCCGGTCCGACGGTCACGGGAACACTGAGCCCCGCTGAATCGGCCAAGGCTTACAAGTTCACGGGTATCGCTGGCAATCGCTTGTTGTTCAACAACATCAACACCTCGGGCGACAGTGCACACTGGATACTGCTCGATCCATACAACAACGTCGTGTTCGATGACTACACGAGCACCGATCAAAGCAACGTTGTGATCTCGGCCAGTGGCACGTACACGTTGGTGATGGCGGGATACCTTGGCAACACGGTTGCGCCGTCGTTTGATTTCCAAATCAACTATCAATCGAACACCACGCCACCAACCATTCCCGGAACGGTCATCACACTCGGAACCGTCAAAAATGGAACCATTCCTGCTGGTGGCATTAGTTTTTATAAGTTCACGCTAGCCAGTCCCACGCAGTTGTACTTTGATGCTCGAACCGACAACACCAGTCTCGGCTGGACCTTGATCGGGCCGCAAGGAACCGTGATCAACTCTTACCCATTAGGTGCCTATTACGAAAACACCGGCGATGTTTTCATCGGGCTGATGCCCGCAGGCACCTATGCGCTGCAAATCGCTGGACCCGCTTCGACTGCTTTTTCATTCAACATGCTCGATGTGGGCGTGGCAACGAGCGTCACCCTTGATACTCCAGTGAGTAGTTCGGTATCGGCACGCGCAACCAAGCTCTATCGATTTGCGGGCACTGCTGGCACCGCCGTTTATGTTGATGTAACAACAAGTTCAAACAATCTCGAATGGAGGTTGTACGACCCGTTTGGAAATGTGGTTCCGATTGAGGGACCGGCAACCTCGGTGGGGCGTTTTGAGTTACTCGCAACTGGTGACTACACGCTTGCCGCGGTAAGCGATCTTTACGCGACAGGATCATCAAACTTTACCTTCAACGTTGAGAACGTCGTTGACACAACAACGGCGTTAACCTTGGGTGTTCCCGTGACCGGCACTATTTCAGTGCCTTCCCAAGTGAAGGACTATAGCTTTACGTTAACGCAGCCCACGCGATTGTGGTTTGATATTCAGTCGGTAGACAGCTTTGAAAATTATTGGCAGTTGATCGGACCGCTGGGCAACGTTGTCGCTGGCACATGGTTTGCCTATGACGACACAGACATCGGTCTTCAACCAGCGGGCGACTACACGTTGCAGTTAACGAGATCGTACAACACGACCGGCAGCTTTAGCTTCAATCTGCTTGACGTCGCTACAGCATCCAGTCTTACGATTGGAACGCAGCAGAACGACACTCTGGTTGGTCCCGTCACCAAGCTCTACAAGTTCACGGGAACAGCGGGGACGAGTCTGTATGTTGATTCCGTCAGTGATTCGACAAATGATCCCAACGGATACGCGGCGTCATGGTGTTTGTACGATCCCTATGGAACTCAGTTAGTCACAAATGCGTTTATCTATGACCTTGGACGCTTTGATCTTGAAACCAGCGGGCCGTACACACTTGCGGTGATCGGGCATCTGAATTCCATCGGCACCGAGTCGATTGCATTTAAGGTCTCAAGCACCGCCGACACAACCACGGCGCTGACTTTGGGAACACCGGTCACAGGAAACATTGCAACGCCTGGTCAGATCGACAAATACACGTTCACGCTCGGCGCTCCGGCTCAGCTTTGGTTCGATAGTCAGTCGGGTACTGCCTATCAAACCAATTGGCAGTTGGTCGGGCCGCAAGGCAACGTGGTAAGTAGCACCTACTTCAATTACGACGATCACATCATCGGCCTCATACCGGCGGGTGACTACACGCTGGAAGTGAATGAATCAGGCGGAGCCACTGGGACTTACGCATTCAATTTGTTGGACTACGCCGCTGCGATGAACCTAACGCTGGGTACCCCCGTCAGCGACACCCTCGTTGGTCCGGCGACGAAGCTTTATCAGTTTGCTGGCACGGCTGGTACGAGCGTGTTTGGCAACTCAATTAGCGATACGACTGACGATCCCAATGGATACACTGCTGGCTGGAAAGTCTACGATCAGTACGGAACGCTTGTCGGACAAGCATCGTATCTAGCCAACGACATCGGCCGCATCGACCTGCCAACGACGGGAACGTACACGGTGGTCATCCAGGGCAACTACAATTCCACGGGAACCGAAACTTTCACGTTCAATGTCTCATCGATCACCGACTCGACGACGCCCCTGACACTGGGCAGCGCTGCGACTGGCAATACAGCGATGCCAGGGCAAGTGAACAAGTACACGTTTACCCTCGGTGCCCCCACCTCGCTCTACTTTGACGTCCAGACGTACGACACCAGTCTTTATTGGAGTTTGACCGGACCACAAGGACAAGTTGTCAATCAAACATGGTTCTACTACGACGATCAAGTGATCGGATTAGTGCCTGCTGGCAACTACACGTTGACGCTGGAGCGATCCGACGACAGCACCGGAAATTATGCCTTCAACATGCTTGACTTCGCCAATGCAACCGCGATTACCACCGGCACCTCGGGCACTCCGGCTGGACCCACGGTATCGGGTTCGTTGAATCCTGCGGAATCGGCCAAGGCTTACAAATTTACTGGCGTCGCAGGCAATCGCTTGTTGTTCAACAACATCACCAACTCGGGCAATCCGGCCAACTGGATTTTGCTGGATCCGTACAACAATGTTGTCTTCAACGACAGTATTGCTAACGATCAAAGCACGGTGATCATGACCGCTAGTGGCACCTACACGTTGGTCATGACTGGCCAACTGGGCAACACGATTTCGCCAGCGTTCAGTTTCCAAATCAACTACGAATCCAACGTCACCCCACCCGCCATTCCAGGCACGACGATTACGTTGGGAACCGCCAGAACCGGTACGATTCCGGCTGGTTTGACTAGCTTTTTTAAGTTCACGGTTGCGAGTCCGACTCGGCTGTTCTTTGATAGTCGGACCGCTGACAACAATCTGACTTGGAATTTGATTGGTCCCCAAGGTACCGTGGTCAATTCCTACTACTTTGGCCCCTACAACGAAAGCACAGGTGATTTATCGATCGGCTTGATGCCGGCTGGTACTTATGCATTGCAAGTCTCTGGACCCTCCGGCACCCCATTCGCATTCAACATGCTCGATGTCGGTGCGGCGACCAGCGTGACGCTTGGCGCGACCACCAGCAGTTCGGTAGCAGTTCGTACGGCGAAGCTATACAAGTTCGGCGGCACCGAAGGAGACAACGTCTACCTCAGTTCCACCACGAATTCGACTACGACCGAGTGGGCTTTGTTTGATCCTTATGGCAATCAATTGTCAAACGCGACGATGCCCAACGCCCTTGGCCGTTTTGAACTTCCGTCGACAGGTGACTACACCGTTGCCATCCAAAGCAATGGCTATGCGACAAGCACGGCGAACTTCGCCTTCAAAGTTCAACCGGTGACGGACCAGACGTCACCGTTGACGTTGGGCACTCCCGTCACGGGTAGCATTACCGAGCCTGCTCAGGTCAGCCGATACACGTTCACGCTCTCGACGCCGAAGCAGCTCTGGTTTGATAGCCGAACGGACGATGCCAGCCAAATCGTTTGGAGCCTTAAGGGACCGCAAGGAACCGTCGTCGCAGTTAACTACTTTAGCTACGATGACCAGGTCATCGGATTGATGCCAGCAGGTGACTACGTGTTAGAAGTCTCGAGGCCCGACGACAGCCTTGGAGCGTTCGCGTTTAACTTGCTGGATCATGCCGCAGCAACGAACCTGACCTTAGGGCTGCCCGTCACCGATAGCATAGTCGGTCCCGTGACCAAACTATATCAGTTCGCGGGAACCGCCGGAACGAGCGTATTTGTTGATTCGATTAGCGACACTACGAATGATCCCAATGGCTACACCGCATCGTGGATCGTGGTGGACAAATTCGGTGCCGTTGTGGCGTCGAACAGCTACTTGAGCAACGATCTTAGTCGCATCAACATGAATTCGACGGGCATGTACACGTTGGTGGTTCAGGGAAGCCTCTTTTCGACGGGCACCGAGAGCTTCTCGTTCAATGTTCGCAGCGTCAGCGATGACGATCGTCAACTTTGGGGAACCCCTGGAAGCGATTCGATGGTGGTTGAGTACCTCGGTGCTACGACACGTGATGTCTATCTGAACGGCTATCTGGCCGGAACGCTGTACGGTGTCGAACCGTTGACGCTTGATGGCAAGGCTGACACGGATTCGCTTAGCGTGATCGGAACCAGCGCCGCGGATGCTTTCGCAATCACGCCGACGGAAGTCAACCTGGGCTCGGTTTCCAACTTGGTGGCGGACATCGAAAGCCGCAGCGTTAACGGTGGATCCGGGGCAGATACGTTTAGCTACTCAGGCAGCAACCCCGATCTAACGCTGTTGGGTGGCGCAGGTCTTGATACGTTTAGTCCTGGCAACGCAGCGACAGTCTACAGCATCGACGGCGGCGCAAACGGTGCCACCATCAACTACTCCGCAAGTACTGTCGGAGTGGTGGTGGATCTTGCCGGTAGCATCCTCACGGGCGTCACACAGTTTTCCAACGTCACCGGTGTAGTGGGAAGTCCGCAAAGTGATGCGCCGATCGGTGCCTCGTTTGGCAAAACGGCACTCGAAGACACTGCCTATACGTTCACAGTCGCCGACTTTGCCTTCACCGACCCGGGCGACGTTCCCGCTCACGCATTGCAAGCCGTCAAGATAGCGACGCTGCCTGCCGCAGGCGTATTGACCAACAACTCCGTTGCCGCTGTCGCTGGAGACAGTGTCTCGGCGGCCGACATTGTGGCTGGCAATTTTAAGTTCACTAGCGCAATCAATGCGAGTGGCCCGACGTACGCCAGCTTTACGTTCCGAATTCAAGATAACGGGGGAACAGCAAGCGGCGGACTAGACTTGGACCCAACGGCTCGAACGGTGTCCATCGCGGTCGCACCCGTCAATGATCCACCGGTACAAACCGCTGGTACGGTATCGCCGTTAAGTGTGCTTGAAGATTCCCCGATCACGACCTTTGGACTGACTGGATTGACGTTTGGGGCTGGTGGCGGTAGCGATGAATCGACTCAAACGCTGACTTACAAAGTAACGGAAATTCCCGCGTCGATCGGTGGCGTCTACTTGAGCGACAACACCACGGCGGTGGTGCTCAATAGCACCTATAGCATCTCGCAAATTCAAGGCATGAAGTTCCTGCCACTTTCCAATGCAAACGGTGCGGACAATTTCGTGGTTTCCGTTGCAGACAACGGCGGCACGACCAATGGCGGTGTCGATACACTGTTGGTCACGATTCCGGTCACCGTGACATCGGTCAACGATGCACCCATGGGCGTCGCAACCTCCGTTTTATTGCCTGAGGACACGAGCTACACCTTCAGTCTCAGCGACTTCACCTTTGCCGAAGCGTCGGACAATCCTGCCAACGCTCTGCTCGCGGTAAAGTTGACAACGATCCCGGCTGTGGGAAGCATTACCAACGACAACGTTCCTGTCGTGGCGGGTAATAATGTATCAGTTAGCGACATCGTATCCGGTAAACTCAAGTTCACTCCGGTGCCAAACGCCAATGGAACGTCCTACGCAGGCTTCACGTTCCAAGTGCAAGACGACGGTGGAACGGCCAACGGAGGAATCGACTTGGATTCAACGCCTAAAGCGTTTTCGTTGAACGTCACGTCAGTCAATGACGCACCGCTGGGAACATCAAACGTCATCAACCTGTCGGCTACTGGCGTTTATACGTTCGTCGCCAACGACTTTGGGTTCAGCGATCCCAACGATTCGCCGGCTGACTCGTTCTTGGCGGTCAAGATCACAACGCTTCCGAGCTCAGGAGCCTTGACCAACAACGACGTTGCGGTCACACCTGGGACTAGTGTCTTGGTCAGCGACATCGCTACCGGGAAATTCAAGTTCACCTCGATAGGATCGAGTTCAGCGACCTTTATGTTCCAGGTTCAAGATGATGGTGGAGTGACCAACGGCGGCGCGGATACTGATTCGAACGCAAAGTCAATCTCACTGGTGTCTGCTTTTGTTGCTGTCAATGACTCTGAATTTGCTGGCACCGCACTTCCAGCCTACGTGTCGGTACTCGACAATGATATCCCAAGTGGTGTGCTGCAAGTGATCGGTGCTACCAACGCTGCCAATGGTTCAGTCACGGTCGTTGGCAGCGATGTCGTATACACATCCAACCCAGGCTTTACTGGAACTGATTCGTTTGACTACACGATGGCTTTGCAGGACGCTGAACTTGTCAGTTCGGCTGCCAGCAGTGGAGATCGGTTTGGGTATTCCGTCGACGTTGATGGCGACTACGCAGTCGTGGGAGCCTACCTTGACGATCCGAGCGGGCGAACCAACGCGGGCTCGGTGTTCATCTACCGTCGCACCGGTCCCACCACTTGGACTCAAGTCAAACTGCTCAACGGCGACCTGAACGTAGATGACGCCCAAAGCTATTTCGGTTGGAGTGTTGCGATCAGTGGCGACACGGTGGTCGTTGGTGCGCAAGCGGACCGAGACAATGGCTTCAAAGCGGGTGCGGTTTACGTGTTTGATCGCAACGAAGGCGGGGCAGACAACTGGGGCCGTGTTGCCAAGATTTATGGTAGTGACACAGACAAAAACGACTACTTCGGTCGATCCATCGACATCAGCGGCGATACCATCGTCGTCGGTGCAAGTATCTGTGGTTCGTTGGGTGCAGCCGCTGGCGCTGCGTATGTGTTCCAACGTAATCAAGGCGGTACGAATGCTTGGGGCCAGACAAAGAAACTGGTCGGCAGCACTCAAGCCGCTGGCGATCGCTTTGGTCAATCAGTTTCGATCGACAACAACACGATCGTCGTGGGAGCATTCCAAAATGACGTTGTCGCCAACAACGCGGGCGCCGTGTTTGTGTTTGACCGGGATACTGGCGGCGCGAATAACTGGGGTGAGCAAAAGGCGGTTTACGCAGTTGATGCAAGCGCAGTCGACTACTTCGGCTATTCGGTAGCCGTGTCAAACGGCGTGATAGCTATCGGAACCCCGCTCGATGACGAACCTGGCAAGAACCAAACCGGATCGGTCTATGTGATCAGTCAAAACCAAGGCGGAACCAACAACTGGGGACAAACGGCACGGCTATTGACGGCCAACCCAGTCGCCGGTGATCGCTTGGGATGGTCCGTCGCCATTGACGGTAATCGGATCGTCTCGGGCGCCATTCAAGCCGACATCGGTGGCGACCGTTCGGGTAGCGCCTACCTGTTTGAAAACGTCGCTAGCACATGGTCGCAAACGCGAGTGCTGGTCAACGACAAAGTCACGACCGCCGACGAGTACGGTGTCAGCATCGCTCTAGACGGCGACATGGCGATCGTCGGATCGTGGCTAGACAATCGACCGGTCAACAATTCTGGTGGCGCTTACGCGTTTGACCTTCGCACCGACACCGCGACCGTCACGGTTGACGTCTCTTCACCTCCGTCTGAGGTGCCATCAGTCGTATCGTCGAATTTGGCTGGTGGCGAAAGCGATGATCTGGTGATGTCGGTCTTGTCCGATGCGCAGGCGTCGCCAGTCGCGACTAACCAGCCATTGAGGCATCAAGCCATGAAACCTCTTGAAGCAGAACAGGTCGACTTCCTATTCACGTCGGATGCAATTGACACCCGAGAAGAAAATGTCGTCCTTCTTAGTGCCGTTGCGCTAGGATTAGAGTTTTTTTGGTAA
- a CDS encoding sulfatase family protein, with amino-acid sequence MLTLHRFILVALAFAALSPVLNAAERPHIVFLLADDQNTLSAGCYGNPEVQTPQMDRLAKDGVVFDRHYNTTSICMASRASIFTGMYEYKTGTNFLHGDMKQEVWERSYPVLLKEAGYLTAFAGKFGIEVEGRGLCEVDFDLWGGAPGQSSYVTKKNESMAKYAKEYPHSTLSYGAFGQDAIKEAIKQEKPLCLSISFKAPHKPATPDPRFDHVYAGKSFTKPANFGREAGEHLAAQSKLGREFRQFTEWKYDTDYDGEMAKYFQQVYAIDVAVGMIRDELDRQGIADNTVIIYTSDNGYICGSHGYASKELPMEESSRVPLIVFDPRSPTSGKEQRCAALTGNIDFAPTILELAGLPVPENMDGVSLLPLLKDTTADVREQLAFINVFDLKTSCLSVFTKQMKYTYWWYSEPQMPPSEELFSSDADPYEMVNLAGSSGAEISLRDMRARYDVELEKWKRNAVPYNDYQRYGVLFDRTLPPADKVIE; translated from the coding sequence ATGCTAACTCTTCACCGATTTATCCTTGTCGCGTTAGCATTTGCCGCACTTTCGCCTGTATTGAATGCGGCGGAGCGTCCTCACATCGTTTTCTTATTGGCGGACGATCAGAATACATTGTCGGCGGGGTGCTACGGCAATCCGGAAGTTCAAACTCCACAGATGGATCGGTTGGCAAAAGATGGCGTTGTGTTTGATCGGCACTACAACACAACATCCATCTGCATGGCCAGCCGCGCAAGTATTTTCACCGGGATGTACGAGTACAAGACGGGAACGAACTTTCTCCATGGCGACATGAAGCAGGAAGTTTGGGAACGTTCCTATCCGGTGCTGTTGAAAGAGGCAGGCTACCTAACCGCTTTCGCGGGCAAGTTTGGGATCGAAGTCGAAGGTCGTGGTCTTTGCGAAGTTGACTTTGATCTGTGGGGCGGAGCACCCGGGCAATCGTCGTACGTCACCAAGAAGAATGAATCGATGGCGAAGTACGCGAAAGAGTATCCTCATTCGACGCTTTCCTACGGAGCGTTCGGGCAAGATGCGATTAAAGAAGCGATCAAGCAAGAAAAACCGCTATGCCTGTCGATCAGCTTCAAGGCTCCTCACAAACCAGCCACCCCCGACCCACGGTTTGATCACGTTTACGCCGGCAAGTCGTTCACCAAGCCCGCGAACTTCGGCCGCGAAGCAGGCGAACACCTTGCTGCACAAAGCAAGTTGGGGCGTGAGTTCCGTCAGTTCACTGAATGGAAATACGACACGGACTACGATGGTGAAATGGCGAAGTACTTTCAACAGGTTTACGCCATTGATGTGGCCGTGGGGATGATTCGCGATGAGTTGGACCGGCAAGGCATCGCTGACAACACCGTTATTATTTACACCAGCGACAACGGGTACATTTGCGGGTCGCACGGATACGCATCCAAGGAATTGCCGATGGAGGAGTCTTCGCGTGTGCCACTGATCGTTTTTGATCCTCGCAGTCCCACCTCGGGGAAAGAACAGCGATGTGCCGCACTGACTGGGAACATCGACTTCGCACCAACGATACTGGAACTTGCTGGATTGCCAGTCCCCGAAAATATGGACGGTGTCAGTCTATTGCCGCTACTGAAGGACACGACTGCGGACGTTCGAGAACAGTTGGCGTTCATTAACGTTTTTGATCTAAAGACAAGTTGCTTGAGCGTTTTTACCAAGCAGATGAAGTACACGTATTGGTGGTATTCGGAACCGCAGATGCCCCCGTCGGAGGAACTGTTTAGCTCTGATGCTGATCCTTACGAGATGGTTAATCTCGCCGGCAGTTCGGGGGCAGAGATCTCACTTCGTGACATGCGAGCTCGCTATGACGTTGAACTTGAAAAGTGGAAACGCAACGCGGTTCCGTACAACGATTACCAACGGTATGGAGTGTTGTTCGACCGGACACTACCGCCGGCTGATAAGGTAATTGAGTAG